The following are encoded together in the Vigna angularis cultivar LongXiaoDou No.4 chromosome 9, ASM1680809v1, whole genome shotgun sequence genome:
- the LOC108347388 gene encoding 1-phosphatidylinositol-3-phosphate 5-kinase FAB1B isoform X1, with product MFQLRMIVKKGFHPVDKTFSELVSIVKTWIPWRSEPANVSRDFWMPDQSCRVCYECDSQFTLFNRKHHCRLCGRIFCNKCTTNSVPAPVWVIAGKDSCTTNTSASNKLELEKIRVCNYCYKQWEQGVVAFDNSIPASNLDNSASASTSSLNSSKTSATANSSNITLCSMPYSVGSYQQTQQGSVLNLHKSPVKGKDTDTDREGLSALGGRSDLVADLGDSFPRQCGFAINRTDDDEDEYGVYRSDSDTRHYSQVNNYYGQAEFDKIGLIDGSRKVDNDVENIDAKLPSNYSFDTDIQGLEGASIIAKNEDEPDICDENEAPSSLYVSEDVDVEPVDFENNGLLWLPPEPEDEEDEHEAILFDDDDDDDGNVIGEWGYIRSSSSFGSGDYRQRDRSNEEQKKVMKNVVDGHFRALVAQLLQVENLSVEDNDENSWLEIVTSLSWEAATILKPDMSKGGVMDPAGYVKVKCIACGNRNESVLVKGVVCKKNVAHRRMSSKVDKPRLLILGGALEYQRVTNLFSSVDTLLQQEMDHLKMAVAKIASHQPNMLLVEKSVSRYAQEYLLAKDITLVLNVKRPLLERVARCTGTQIVPSIDHLSSQKLGYCESVHVEKFLEDLNCVGQCGKKTLKTLMFFEGCPKPFGFTILLKGADKDELKKVKHVVQYGVFAAYHLAMETSFLADEGASLPEIPLNSLALPDQALAIQRSISTVPGFGIADNEKPQGHEPDTGPRRTKSVPISELASTTCSAGPCVSNGASQLMPLGSSLDHSTAFFSSIAASGNSIAESHYDKLHPCSSRDRNEMNLKQPVVEETSTVDDTLVILDDPTAVDPGTSKKLYQGLSTNTPQNDDSKISTNQLSGSGSLSPKDGPNHPENLEIPNEEFILEKEEFPPSPSDHQSILVSLSSRCVWKGTVCERSHLFRIRYYGNFDKPLGRYLRDHLFDQSYRCHSCQMPSEAHVHCYTHRQGTLTISVKKLPEIILPGERDGKIWMWHRCLRCPRINGFPPATQRIVMSDAAWGLSLGKFLELSFSNHAAASRVASCGHSLHRDCLRFYGFGKMVACFRYASIDVHSVYLPPHTLIFDYGNQDWIQRESDEVVNRAELLFSEVLNGLSQIGEQRSNAVQISNGHKTPEVRRQVAELEGMLQKEKLEFEESLRKILNQEKRNGQPGIDILEINRLWRQLLFQSYMWDHRLIYAANSVNSNNGSGSSSPISEDKEKTVDENKMTINAVHGGPNLNENPCLGGGSAVVDGKISQDLESEMTEKENHEKDDRSISNRKSINDQSDLLEPELGVRRTLSDGPPIVPSLSETLDAKWTGENHSGFGIPKDNSSVNPDLADTLMIGVQKETYHLEDQNGSKSFYSSFKGQDNMEDSSSWLGMPFLNFYRQFNKNLFASTQKFDPLVDYNPVFVASFRKQELQGGARLLLPIGVNDTVIPVYDDEPSSVIAYALMSSEYHLQLTDEGERPREGSEFTSSYFSDSGTFQSFSFVDETAFDSQKSFGSIEDMILSMSGSRSSSMFDPMLYTKAMHARVSFGEDGPLGKVKYSVTCYYAKRFEALRRVSCPSELDYIRSLSRCKKWGAQGGKSNVFFAKTLDDRFIIKQVTKTELESFIKFGPEYFKYLSESIATGSPTCLAKILGIYQVTSKHIKGGKESRMDVLVMENLLYRRTVTRLYDLKGSSRSRYNADSTGKNKVLLDQNLIEAMPTSPIFVGNKAKRSLERAVWNDTGFLASVDVMDYSLLVGVDEEKHELVIGIIDYMRQYTWDKHLETWVKASGILGGPKNTPPTVISPKQYKKRFRKAMTTYFLMLPDQWSPPSIVASNSQSDLGEDNPQSRTPAE from the exons ATGTTTCAATTGCGTATGATTGTGAAGAAAGGTTTTCATCCAG TGGACAAGACTTTTTCTGAGCTTGTCAGCATCGTCAAAACGTGGATTCCCTGGCGATCTGAACCGGCAAATGTGTCTAGGGATTTTTGGATGCCCGATCAGAGTTGTAGAGTATGCTACGAGTGTGATTCACAGTTTACCTTGTTTAACCGTAAGCACCACTGTCGTTTATGTGGACGGATTTTCTGTAACAAGTGTACAACAAACTCGGTTCCTGCCCCAGTTTGGGTAATAGCTGGAAAAGATTCATGTACAACAAACACGAGTGCATCGAACAAGCTTGAGTTGGAAAAGATTCGTGTATGTAATTATTGTTACAAGCAATGGGAGCAAGGTGTAGTTGCTTTTGATAACAGTATTCCGGCTTCCAATCTGGATAATAGTGCTTCAGCATCAACTTCAAGCTTGAATAGCAGTAAAACCAGTGCCACTGCAAACAGTAGTAATATTACTCTTTGCTCCATGCCTTATTCAGTTGGATCTTATCAACAAACGCAACAGGGTTCTGTTCTGAACCTACATAAATCACCTGTGAAGGGAAAAGACACGGATACTGATAGGGAAGGCTTATCGGCATTAGGAGGGAGGAGTGATCTTGTAGCAGATCTGGGTGATTCATTCCCGAGGCAATGTGGATTCGCAATTAATAG GactgatgatgatgaggatgagtATGGTGTGTATCGGTCAGATTCCGACACTAGACATTATTCTCAAGTGAATAATTACTATGGACAGGCTGAGTTTGATAAGATAGGCCTCATTGATGGCTCAAGGAAAGTGGATAATGATGTTGAAAACATTGATGCAAAACTCCCTTCAAACTACAGTTTTGACACTGACATACAGGGTTTGGAAGGAGCCTCAATTATTGCAAAAAATGAGGATGAACCTGATATCTGTGATGAAAATGAAGCCCCTTCCTCATTATATGTCTCAGAGGACGTTGATGTTGAACCtgttgattttgaaaataacGGACTTCTCTGGCTCCCTCCTGAACCagaagacgaagaagatgaACATGAAGCTATTttgtttgatgatgatgatgatgatgatgggaATGTCATTGGAGAGTGGGGGTATATACGTAGTTCTAGCAGTTTTGGAAGTGGTGATTATAGACAGAGAGATAGGTCAAATGAGGAGCAGAAGAAGGTAATGAAGAATGTAGTTGACGGGCACTTTAGGGCATTGGTAGCTCAGCTGCTGCAGGTTGAAAACCTATCTGTTGAAGATAATGACGAGAACAGTTGGCTGGAGATTGTCACATCTCTGTCATGGGAAGCGGCTACAATATTGAAACCAGATATGAGCAAAGGTGGAGTGATGGACCCAGCTGGTTATGTGAAAGTCAAATGCATAGCATGTGGGAATCGCAATGAAAG TGTGCTGGTTAAAGGAGttgtttgtaaaaaaaatgtggcTCACCGGCGAATGTCATCAAAAGTGGATAAACCTCGCCTGTTGATCCTTGGAGGGGCTCTGGAGTATCAGCGTGTTACCAACCTCTTTTCTAGTGTAGATACCCTATTGCAGCAG GAAATGGACCATCTGAAGATGGCTGTGGCAAAGATAGCTTCACACCAGCCAAACATGTTGTTAGTGGAGAAATCAGTCTCACGATATGCACAGGAATATCTTCTTGCAAAAGACATAACTCTGGTTCTCAATGTCAAGAGACCACTTTTGGAGCGCGTAGCACGTTGCACAGGTACTCAAATAGTGCCTTCAATCGACCATCTTTCATCGCAAAAGTTGGGTTACTGTGAATCAGTTCATGTTGAGAAGTTTCTTGAAGACCTAAACTGTGTTGGTCAGTGTGggaaaaaaacattgaaaacatTGATGTTTTTTGAAGGTTGCCCAAAACCATTTGGTTTCACT ATTTTACTGAAAGGGGCTGACAAGGATGAGTTGAAAAAGGTAAAGCATGTGGTTCAGTATGGAGTTTTTGCAGCTTACCATTTGGCTATGGAGACATCTTTTCTTGCAGATGAGGGAGCATCCCTGCCAGAAATTCCATTAAACAGTCTGGCCCTTCCAGATCAAGCATTAGCCATTCAGAGGTCCATTTCAACAGTTCCGGGCTTCGGTATTGCTGACAATGAAAAACCTCAAGGGCATGAACCTGACACTGGACCACGGAGAACCAAAAGTGTCCCAATTTCTGAACTAGCATCTACGACCTGCAGTGCAGGGCCATGTGTCTCTAATGGTGCTTCTCAATTGATGCCACTTGGATCAAGTCTCGACCATTCAACTGCCTTTTTCTCCTCCATTGCTGCTTCAGGAAATTCAATTGCAGAATCACACTATGATAAGCTTCATCCATGCTCTAGTAGAGACAGAAATGAAATGAACCTCAAACAACCTGTGGTGGAAGAAACTTCTACGGTGGACGACACCCTGGTTATTTTGGATGATCCTACTGCAGTCGACCCTGGAACTTCAAAGAAATTATATCAAGGCTTGTCAACTAACACTCCACAAAATGATGATAGCAAAATTTCTACAAACCAGTTAAGTGGATCAGGATCTCTATCTCCAAAAGATGGTCCAAACCATCCCGAGAATCTTGAAATCCCAAACGAAGAGTTTATtcttgaaaaagaagagtttCCTCCATCCCCGTCTGACCATCAAAGCATTTTGGTGTCTTTGTCCTCCCGGTGTGTATGGAAGGGAACTGTGTGTGAGAGGTCTCATCTCTTTCGAATTAGATACTATGGCAATTTTGATAAACCATTGGGTCGGTATCTGCGAGACCACTTATTTGATCAG AGTTATCGATGCCATTCTTGTCAAATGCCATCAGAAGCACACGTGCACTGCTATACTCATCGTCAGGGAACACTTACCATATCAGTCAAGAAACTACCAGAAATTATCCTACCCGGGGAAAGGGATGGAAAGATTTGGATGTGGCACAGGTGCTTGCGGTGTCCAAGAATCAATGGCTTTCCTCCTGCTACACAGAGGATAGTAATGTCTGATGCTGCTTGGGGTTTATCGTTAGGGAAATTTTTGGAGCTCAGTTTCTCAAACCATGCTGCAGCCAGCAGGGTGGCAAGCTGTGGCCATTCATTACACAGAGATTGTCTTCGTTTTTACGG ATTCGGAAAAATGGTTGCTTGTTTTCGATATGCATCCATTGATGTTCACTCTGTCTACCTTCCCCCCCACACACTTATATTTGATTATGGGAATCAGGATTGGATACAGCGAGAATCAGATGAG GTGGTCAACCGGGCAGAGCTTTTATTCTCTGAGGTACTCAATGGTCTCAGTCAAATTGGAGAGCAAAGATCTAATGCAGTCCAAATCAGTAATGGCCATAAAACACCTGAAGTAAGACGCCAAGTAGCTGAGCTAGAGGGGATGTTGCAAAAGGAGAAACTAGAATTTGAG GAATCTCTTCGAAAGATTTTGAATCAAGAAAAGAGAAATGGCCAACCGGGGATTGACATTCTGGAAATTAATCGATTGTGGAGGCAGTTGCTTTTTCAATCATATATGTGGGATCACCGCCTTATTTATGCAGCAAACTCAGTCAATTCCAATAATGGATCCGGTTCAAGCAGTCCAATTTCCGAAGATAAGGAGAAAACtgttgatgaaaataaaatgaccATCAACGCTGTTCATGGTGGTCCAAACCTTAACGAAAACCCTTGTCTTGGAGGAGGAAGTGCAGTAGTTGATGGGAAAATTTCACAAGATCTAGAAAGCGAGATGACcgaaaaagaaaatcatgagAAAGATGACAGATCTATTTCAAACAGAAAAAGTATAAATGATCAATCTGATCTCTTAGAACCTGAATTGGGTGTTCGCAGAACTCTATCAGATGGGCCACCCATCGTACCTAGTTTGTCTGAAACACTTGATGCAAAATGGACTGGAGAAAATCACTCTGGATTTGGCATTCCAAAGGATAACAGTTCTGTGAATCCCGATTTGGCAGATACTTTGATGATCGGTGTACAAAAGGAAACATATCATCTAGAAGATCAAAATGGTTCCAAGagtttttattcttcttttaaagGTCAAGATAATATGGAAGACTCTTCGAGCTGGTTAGGAATGCCCTTCTTGAACTTCTATCGCCAATTTAACAAAAACCTTTTTGCTAGTACGCAGAAGTTTGATCCCCTAGTTGACTACAATCCTGTTTTCGTGGCATCTTTCCGGAAGCAGGAACTCCAGGGTGGGGCAAGGCTGCTTCTGCCAATTGGTGTCAATGACACTGTAATACCAGTATATGATGACGAACCCTCAAGTGTTATAGCTTATGCCTTGATGTCATCAGAATATCATCTCCAATTGACTGATGAAGGAGAAAGGCCAAGAGAAGGAAGTGAGTTCACTTCATCATATTTTTCTGACTCAGGCACCTTCCAGTCATTCTCTTTTGTTGATGAAACAGCCTTTGATTCTCAGAAAAGTTTTGGGTCGATAGAGGATATGATACTTTCCATGTCTGGGTCTCGTAGTTCGTCAATGTTTGATCCAATGTTATATACCAAGGCTATGCATGCCAGAGTTTCCTTTGGAGAAGACGGTCCCCTTGGCAAGGTAAAATATTCTGTGACTTGTTACTATGCCAAGCGTTTTGAAGCCTTAAGAAGGGTGTCTTGTCCTTCTGAGCTTGACTATATAAGGTCTCTGAGTCGCTGTAAGAAATGGGGAGCTCAAGGTGGGAAGAGTAATGTATTTTTTGCCAAAACATTGGATGATCGATTTATCATTAAACAAGTTACGAAAACAGAGCTAGAATCATTCATTAAATTTGGTCCTGAATACTTCAAGTATCTTTCTGAATCCATAGCCACTGGAAGTCCGACATGTCTGGCTAAAATTCTTGGCATATACCAG GTTACATCGAAGCATATTAAAGGAGGGAAAGAGTCAAGGATGGATGTTTTGGTTATGGAGAATCTTCTGTATAGGAGGACTGTGACACGACTTTACGATCTTAAAGGATCTTCCAGGTCTCGGTATAATGCAGATAGTACCGGGAAAAACAAAGTTCTACTGGACCAGAACTTAATTGAAGCAATGCCAACTTCTCCTATATTCGTGGGAAACAAAGCCAAACGATCTTTAGAGAGAGCTGTCTGGAATGACACAGGTTTTCTTGCT TCTGTTGATGTAATGGACTATTCTTTACTGGTTGGGGTGGATGAAGAGAAGCATGAGTTGGTTATTGGGATCATTGATTACATGAGGCAGTATACCTGGGACAAGCATCTGGAAACATGGGTAAAAGCTTCAGGCATACTTGGGGGACCAAAGAACACACCTCCAACAGTTATATCACCCAAGCAATACAAGAAAAGGTTCAGGAAAGCAATGACCACTTACTTTCTCATGCTTCCAGATCAATGGTCTCCTCCTTCTATTGTTGCTAGTAATTCTCAGTCTGATTTAGGTGAAGACAACCCACAATCTAGGACCCCAGCTGAATGA
- the LOC108347388 gene encoding 1-phosphatidylinositol-3-phosphate 5-kinase FAB1B isoform X2, which translates to MDAVDKTFSELVSIVKTWIPWRSEPANVSRDFWMPDQSCRVCYECDSQFTLFNRKHHCRLCGRIFCNKCTTNSVPAPVWVIAGKDSCTTNTSASNKLELEKIRVCNYCYKQWEQGVVAFDNSIPASNLDNSASASTSSLNSSKTSATANSSNITLCSMPYSVGSYQQTQQGSVLNLHKSPVKGKDTDTDREGLSALGGRSDLVADLGDSFPRQCGFAINRTDDDEDEYGVYRSDSDTRHYSQVNNYYGQAEFDKIGLIDGSRKVDNDVENIDAKLPSNYSFDTDIQGLEGASIIAKNEDEPDICDENEAPSSLYVSEDVDVEPVDFENNGLLWLPPEPEDEEDEHEAILFDDDDDDDGNVIGEWGYIRSSSSFGSGDYRQRDRSNEEQKKVMKNVVDGHFRALVAQLLQVENLSVEDNDENSWLEIVTSLSWEAATILKPDMSKGGVMDPAGYVKVKCIACGNRNESVLVKGVVCKKNVAHRRMSSKVDKPRLLILGGALEYQRVTNLFSSVDTLLQQEMDHLKMAVAKIASHQPNMLLVEKSVSRYAQEYLLAKDITLVLNVKRPLLERVARCTGTQIVPSIDHLSSQKLGYCESVHVEKFLEDLNCVGQCGKKTLKTLMFFEGCPKPFGFTILLKGADKDELKKVKHVVQYGVFAAYHLAMETSFLADEGASLPEIPLNSLALPDQALAIQRSISTVPGFGIADNEKPQGHEPDTGPRRTKSVPISELASTTCSAGPCVSNGASQLMPLGSSLDHSTAFFSSIAASGNSIAESHYDKLHPCSSRDRNEMNLKQPVVEETSTVDDTLVILDDPTAVDPGTSKKLYQGLSTNTPQNDDSKISTNQLSGSGSLSPKDGPNHPENLEIPNEEFILEKEEFPPSPSDHQSILVSLSSRCVWKGTVCERSHLFRIRYYGNFDKPLGRYLRDHLFDQSYRCHSCQMPSEAHVHCYTHRQGTLTISVKKLPEIILPGERDGKIWMWHRCLRCPRINGFPPATQRIVMSDAAWGLSLGKFLELSFSNHAAASRVASCGHSLHRDCLRFYGFGKMVACFRYASIDVHSVYLPPHTLIFDYGNQDWIQRESDEVVNRAELLFSEVLNGLSQIGEQRSNAVQISNGHKTPEVRRQVAELEGMLQKEKLEFEESLRKILNQEKRNGQPGIDILEINRLWRQLLFQSYMWDHRLIYAANSVNSNNGSGSSSPISEDKEKTVDENKMTINAVHGGPNLNENPCLGGGSAVVDGKISQDLESEMTEKENHEKDDRSISNRKSINDQSDLLEPELGVRRTLSDGPPIVPSLSETLDAKWTGENHSGFGIPKDNSSVNPDLADTLMIGVQKETYHLEDQNGSKSFYSSFKGQDNMEDSSSWLGMPFLNFYRQFNKNLFASTQKFDPLVDYNPVFVASFRKQELQGGARLLLPIGVNDTVIPVYDDEPSSVIAYALMSSEYHLQLTDEGERPREGSEFTSSYFSDSGTFQSFSFVDETAFDSQKSFGSIEDMILSMSGSRSSSMFDPMLYTKAMHARVSFGEDGPLGKVKYSVTCYYAKRFEALRRVSCPSELDYIRSLSRCKKWGAQGGKSNVFFAKTLDDRFIIKQVTKTELESFIKFGPEYFKYLSESIATGSPTCLAKILGIYQVTSKHIKGGKESRMDVLVMENLLYRRTVTRLYDLKGSSRSRYNADSTGKNKVLLDQNLIEAMPTSPIFVGNKAKRSLERAVWNDTGFLASVDVMDYSLLVGVDEEKHELVIGIIDYMRQYTWDKHLETWVKASGILGGPKNTPPTVISPKQYKKRFRKAMTTYFLMLPDQWSPPSIVASNSQSDLGEDNPQSRTPAE; encoded by the exons ATGGATGCAGTGGACAAGACTTTTTCTGAGCTTGTCAGCATCGTCAAAACGTGGATTCCCTGGCGATCTGAACCGGCAAATGTGTCTAGGGATTTTTGGATGCCCGATCAGAGTTGTAGAGTATGCTACGAGTGTGATTCACAGTTTACCTTGTTTAACCGTAAGCACCACTGTCGTTTATGTGGACGGATTTTCTGTAACAAGTGTACAACAAACTCGGTTCCTGCCCCAGTTTGGGTAATAGCTGGAAAAGATTCATGTACAACAAACACGAGTGCATCGAACAAGCTTGAGTTGGAAAAGATTCGTGTATGTAATTATTGTTACAAGCAATGGGAGCAAGGTGTAGTTGCTTTTGATAACAGTATTCCGGCTTCCAATCTGGATAATAGTGCTTCAGCATCAACTTCAAGCTTGAATAGCAGTAAAACCAGTGCCACTGCAAACAGTAGTAATATTACTCTTTGCTCCATGCCTTATTCAGTTGGATCTTATCAACAAACGCAACAGGGTTCTGTTCTGAACCTACATAAATCACCTGTGAAGGGAAAAGACACGGATACTGATAGGGAAGGCTTATCGGCATTAGGAGGGAGGAGTGATCTTGTAGCAGATCTGGGTGATTCATTCCCGAGGCAATGTGGATTCGCAATTAATAG GactgatgatgatgaggatgagtATGGTGTGTATCGGTCAGATTCCGACACTAGACATTATTCTCAAGTGAATAATTACTATGGACAGGCTGAGTTTGATAAGATAGGCCTCATTGATGGCTCAAGGAAAGTGGATAATGATGTTGAAAACATTGATGCAAAACTCCCTTCAAACTACAGTTTTGACACTGACATACAGGGTTTGGAAGGAGCCTCAATTATTGCAAAAAATGAGGATGAACCTGATATCTGTGATGAAAATGAAGCCCCTTCCTCATTATATGTCTCAGAGGACGTTGATGTTGAACCtgttgattttgaaaataacGGACTTCTCTGGCTCCCTCCTGAACCagaagacgaagaagatgaACATGAAGCTATTttgtttgatgatgatgatgatgatgatgggaATGTCATTGGAGAGTGGGGGTATATACGTAGTTCTAGCAGTTTTGGAAGTGGTGATTATAGACAGAGAGATAGGTCAAATGAGGAGCAGAAGAAGGTAATGAAGAATGTAGTTGACGGGCACTTTAGGGCATTGGTAGCTCAGCTGCTGCAGGTTGAAAACCTATCTGTTGAAGATAATGACGAGAACAGTTGGCTGGAGATTGTCACATCTCTGTCATGGGAAGCGGCTACAATATTGAAACCAGATATGAGCAAAGGTGGAGTGATGGACCCAGCTGGTTATGTGAAAGTCAAATGCATAGCATGTGGGAATCGCAATGAAAG TGTGCTGGTTAAAGGAGttgtttgtaaaaaaaatgtggcTCACCGGCGAATGTCATCAAAAGTGGATAAACCTCGCCTGTTGATCCTTGGAGGGGCTCTGGAGTATCAGCGTGTTACCAACCTCTTTTCTAGTGTAGATACCCTATTGCAGCAG GAAATGGACCATCTGAAGATGGCTGTGGCAAAGATAGCTTCACACCAGCCAAACATGTTGTTAGTGGAGAAATCAGTCTCACGATATGCACAGGAATATCTTCTTGCAAAAGACATAACTCTGGTTCTCAATGTCAAGAGACCACTTTTGGAGCGCGTAGCACGTTGCACAGGTACTCAAATAGTGCCTTCAATCGACCATCTTTCATCGCAAAAGTTGGGTTACTGTGAATCAGTTCATGTTGAGAAGTTTCTTGAAGACCTAAACTGTGTTGGTCAGTGTGggaaaaaaacattgaaaacatTGATGTTTTTTGAAGGTTGCCCAAAACCATTTGGTTTCACT ATTTTACTGAAAGGGGCTGACAAGGATGAGTTGAAAAAGGTAAAGCATGTGGTTCAGTATGGAGTTTTTGCAGCTTACCATTTGGCTATGGAGACATCTTTTCTTGCAGATGAGGGAGCATCCCTGCCAGAAATTCCATTAAACAGTCTGGCCCTTCCAGATCAAGCATTAGCCATTCAGAGGTCCATTTCAACAGTTCCGGGCTTCGGTATTGCTGACAATGAAAAACCTCAAGGGCATGAACCTGACACTGGACCACGGAGAACCAAAAGTGTCCCAATTTCTGAACTAGCATCTACGACCTGCAGTGCAGGGCCATGTGTCTCTAATGGTGCTTCTCAATTGATGCCACTTGGATCAAGTCTCGACCATTCAACTGCCTTTTTCTCCTCCATTGCTGCTTCAGGAAATTCAATTGCAGAATCACACTATGATAAGCTTCATCCATGCTCTAGTAGAGACAGAAATGAAATGAACCTCAAACAACCTGTGGTGGAAGAAACTTCTACGGTGGACGACACCCTGGTTATTTTGGATGATCCTACTGCAGTCGACCCTGGAACTTCAAAGAAATTATATCAAGGCTTGTCAACTAACACTCCACAAAATGATGATAGCAAAATTTCTACAAACCAGTTAAGTGGATCAGGATCTCTATCTCCAAAAGATGGTCCAAACCATCCCGAGAATCTTGAAATCCCAAACGAAGAGTTTATtcttgaaaaagaagagtttCCTCCATCCCCGTCTGACCATCAAAGCATTTTGGTGTCTTTGTCCTCCCGGTGTGTATGGAAGGGAACTGTGTGTGAGAGGTCTCATCTCTTTCGAATTAGATACTATGGCAATTTTGATAAACCATTGGGTCGGTATCTGCGAGACCACTTATTTGATCAG AGTTATCGATGCCATTCTTGTCAAATGCCATCAGAAGCACACGTGCACTGCTATACTCATCGTCAGGGAACACTTACCATATCAGTCAAGAAACTACCAGAAATTATCCTACCCGGGGAAAGGGATGGAAAGATTTGGATGTGGCACAGGTGCTTGCGGTGTCCAAGAATCAATGGCTTTCCTCCTGCTACACAGAGGATAGTAATGTCTGATGCTGCTTGGGGTTTATCGTTAGGGAAATTTTTGGAGCTCAGTTTCTCAAACCATGCTGCAGCCAGCAGGGTGGCAAGCTGTGGCCATTCATTACACAGAGATTGTCTTCGTTTTTACGG ATTCGGAAAAATGGTTGCTTGTTTTCGATATGCATCCATTGATGTTCACTCTGTCTACCTTCCCCCCCACACACTTATATTTGATTATGGGAATCAGGATTGGATACAGCGAGAATCAGATGAG GTGGTCAACCGGGCAGAGCTTTTATTCTCTGAGGTACTCAATGGTCTCAGTCAAATTGGAGAGCAAAGATCTAATGCAGTCCAAATCAGTAATGGCCATAAAACACCTGAAGTAAGACGCCAAGTAGCTGAGCTAGAGGGGATGTTGCAAAAGGAGAAACTAGAATTTGAG GAATCTCTTCGAAAGATTTTGAATCAAGAAAAGAGAAATGGCCAACCGGGGATTGACATTCTGGAAATTAATCGATTGTGGAGGCAGTTGCTTTTTCAATCATATATGTGGGATCACCGCCTTATTTATGCAGCAAACTCAGTCAATTCCAATAATGGATCCGGTTCAAGCAGTCCAATTTCCGAAGATAAGGAGAAAACtgttgatgaaaataaaatgaccATCAACGCTGTTCATGGTGGTCCAAACCTTAACGAAAACCCTTGTCTTGGAGGAGGAAGTGCAGTAGTTGATGGGAAAATTTCACAAGATCTAGAAAGCGAGATGACcgaaaaagaaaatcatgagAAAGATGACAGATCTATTTCAAACAGAAAAAGTATAAATGATCAATCTGATCTCTTAGAACCTGAATTGGGTGTTCGCAGAACTCTATCAGATGGGCCACCCATCGTACCTAGTTTGTCTGAAACACTTGATGCAAAATGGACTGGAGAAAATCACTCTGGATTTGGCATTCCAAAGGATAACAGTTCTGTGAATCCCGATTTGGCAGATACTTTGATGATCGGTGTACAAAAGGAAACATATCATCTAGAAGATCAAAATGGTTCCAAGagtttttattcttcttttaaagGTCAAGATAATATGGAAGACTCTTCGAGCTGGTTAGGAATGCCCTTCTTGAACTTCTATCGCCAATTTAACAAAAACCTTTTTGCTAGTACGCAGAAGTTTGATCCCCTAGTTGACTACAATCCTGTTTTCGTGGCATCTTTCCGGAAGCAGGAACTCCAGGGTGGGGCAAGGCTGCTTCTGCCAATTGGTGTCAATGACACTGTAATACCAGTATATGATGACGAACCCTCAAGTGTTATAGCTTATGCCTTGATGTCATCAGAATATCATCTCCAATTGACTGATGAAGGAGAAAGGCCAAGAGAAGGAAGTGAGTTCACTTCATCATATTTTTCTGACTCAGGCACCTTCCAGTCATTCTCTTTTGTTGATGAAACAGCCTTTGATTCTCAGAAAAGTTTTGGGTCGATAGAGGATATGATACTTTCCATGTCTGGGTCTCGTAGTTCGTCAATGTTTGATCCAATGTTATATACCAAGGCTATGCATGCCAGAGTTTCCTTTGGAGAAGACGGTCCCCTTGGCAAGGTAAAATATTCTGTGACTTGTTACTATGCCAAGCGTTTTGAAGCCTTAAGAAGGGTGTCTTGTCCTTCTGAGCTTGACTATATAAGGTCTCTGAGTCGCTGTAAGAAATGGGGAGCTCAAGGTGGGAAGAGTAATGTATTTTTTGCCAAAACATTGGATGATCGATTTATCATTAAACAAGTTACGAAAACAGAGCTAGAATCATTCATTAAATTTGGTCCTGAATACTTCAAGTATCTTTCTGAATCCATAGCCACTGGAAGTCCGACATGTCTGGCTAAAATTCTTGGCATATACCAG GTTACATCGAAGCATATTAAAGGAGGGAAAGAGTCAAGGATGGATGTTTTGGTTATGGAGAATCTTCTGTATAGGAGGACTGTGACACGACTTTACGATCTTAAAGGATCTTCCAGGTCTCGGTATAATGCAGATAGTACCGGGAAAAACAAAGTTCTACTGGACCAGAACTTAATTGAAGCAATGCCAACTTCTCCTATATTCGTGGGAAACAAAGCCAAACGATCTTTAGAGAGAGCTGTCTGGAATGACACAGGTTTTCTTGCT TCTGTTGATGTAATGGACTATTCTTTACTGGTTGGGGTGGATGAAGAGAAGCATGAGTTGGTTATTGGGATCATTGATTACATGAGGCAGTATACCTGGGACAAGCATCTGGAAACATGGGTAAAAGCTTCAGGCATACTTGGGGGACCAAAGAACACACCTCCAACAGTTATATCACCCAAGCAATACAAGAAAAGGTTCAGGAAAGCAATGACCACTTACTTTCTCATGCTTCCAGATCAATGGTCTCCTCCTTCTATTGTTGCTAGTAATTCTCAGTCTGATTTAGGTGAAGACAACCCACAATCTAGGACCCCAGCTGAATGA